gcccatgttttCGCCTGTGTtgatgaaaataggtcatttttcaagccacatttctcacccaatttgacacTAAGCTAACTTAACATTTTTGCACATTAACAAGTCATAACAAGGCAtttaaaacaagccaaaatcaagtcttaaacaagaaatatcaccacatacaaccaatatgcctttaggcactcaaatgacaacttaaaaacttgtcaaccaagtatccaaacttacctaaatgaccaaatacatatatgcatattcaaaccacattttacttttcatcattctaccatattaaacacacatcaaatatggtaagaccacatatatatatgcatcaaaatatatcaaacacaAGTCAtataagtggctaatctcaacaagacaattatatgccaacattgatcaaattaacctatacatgccattataaccggaATTGATttactgaaagtaccaaaagGACCGATGAATAGTGTGAAATAGCTCCAACCAGCTTCCAACCCGTACGAGCTTTTGAATTACagttaaacataaaaaataacatagagtaagcatttaagcttagtaagcttgtttaacacaaaatttaacttaccatatatccaTAAAAATAGTTAAGTAAACAAAACATATctcaaccaatttggccaaaagcttaaacacatgatcaccaacatattagccatgaaaatcacatataagatccaacacacatggttgaattcatcaaaaaatcatatttcatgtattttatgtAAATACCAGTAATAGTTCATAACGAACTCATATAATCTAGTAACAGAACTGTGCTCGTTGAActatttagaatatcattggatacacgggtagtacacacgaagtgtactgaACTATAATCCATTAagtcatgtacatgtatgctcatacgagctgtaaacGGTAACCTCTTTCGAGCTGAATAACggaaagctcatgtgagctaaataacgggaagctcataagagttgaaaTAGgtaaccctaataacatgtcatttgtatcttatggattcttaaggttcaaacggggctcggtttTTGTTGAATATACAACCGGTACTTATTCATggcaattatacaaatcacatacatatgatttaattttaacatacaaatactcaatttaattacacgaacttacctcgacaagtgtacGTAGATACGAATGCGACTAACCAgatattttctctttgcctcaatctaactctgtacgaggtctggcaggatctatacgaatgaatttaactcatttcaatataattctcattcaatttaatccaacatgaAATTtcgacaaaattaccattttgccctacacttttaattcctttgtaatttagtccGTACGCTCGAAAAacgaaattcatacaatttaatccttactcaagcctagccgattttatacatattaatagcagcccatatatttcacaaaattcacaaattttaccataaatctatcatttttttcaatttaatccctaattgataatttcatcaaaattctctttacaaaagttgtataACTAACAACagccattcattttctatcatcaaacttcaaaattcaagcatattCATCAACGGAAAAACCCTATtattttaacagttttgcaaattaatccctgaactagctagattaagctactacAATCTTAGAAACATAGAAATCAACAAAAATGGGACAAATATTCATacctaattgagaaaaataagcttgcctaaattttcaagcttccatggctaggttttttttttggtcgATGATGATGagaatagattattttattttatttattataactttaatcactaatttccaaaattaaccttaatatttcattcaatttccaatgaTAGCTATTCATATTTATCCACTAAGCATTTTAATGGcctatttactatataaggacctctaatttaaaattctatacctatttaatacctttagctattagaacacaactttgcacttaatgcaatttagacctttttatcaaattaggcatgtaaacggtaaaatttcttaacgaaatttttatatgatatttttatcatatttagactataaaataatattaaactaaattttttgaatttggatttgtggtctcgaaatcattgttccgatttcactaaaaataagctATTACAAATTTCGCTAAAACAGGTGGCGCTGTAGTTGTTCAAATGTATAGAGGGGTACCCCATGGAGGCCTTGCCTTGAGGTTCAGGTTGAATATGTCTATATTCGagtaaaaatccaaaaattataaataaatgttgagATTTGGGTCGTAAGGACTATCCATAAGTTTTGAATGAGATTTGTATTTAGACTTCCAAGATTTTTGAGTTATGAAAGTAAGAAATTAAATTCAAAACGGAAGTAATATTTAAGTTATTCAGTTTGGTGTTGCATCTGGTAGCCGAATCTGGCGATcaggtcgggtatagggtgttacacaaattGTGCACTTAGCAATATGGCTCAATGGTGCTAACATGATTTAAAACAATAATCAATTATAAGAAAtttaatcaaatacatttaatatAAAATTCGAGTACTatctaaatcatgttttcatttcTTGTCTCATGTATTTAATATCATGTTTTGTGCTTATTACCATGTCATATACCAACATTTGATTCACCTATCATTATATCTCAATCATATGTAAATCACGACATATCACAAGAACCATTTCAATTTCTTATCACTTTTTCAAATCTATTTATTCGTTTTATTGTTGTATCGGCCCTCAAGGCTTATAATAATCGAGTCGCATGGTCTTTCGCATGCTATCTTTCATCGCTTTATCATTAATGTACATTTTCACAATTCACCTTTAACAATCAATATCCAATGTCAATAAGCAAAGTACATGTTTTATAATCCTTATTAACTGGACACGGGCTCAAGACAGATACACGGATTATCCAACCATCATACCAATATATCCGACGCTCAATGTCTCATTGTTACGTTCGAAGTAAAATCTTGTATACTAGTCCcatggcatgccaattgtaccCTACATTATTCAAGGCCTTTAATAGGATAATCATTATCttaacatatatatgtattttacatATAGCAACCATCATATAGCAAGTTCATATCAATCAAACCATTTACatatcaatacataacattagtTAACACATCACATatctttaatttaatcttaatcATAACATGAATAACTATCAAATCAAGAGACAAATATTAGTGTTACCTTAATTAAACCATATTTAACAAACCACATACATATTGAATTCAAAGTCATGAAAGCACAAACCAAAATAGGCTACTCGTCTACGACCTTCGCCTTTCCTTTATCTAGAGATGACTAACGTCGTCTTTAGCTACATATGATAAATTCGataatagaaataatattaatttcaaaCAAACACATGAAACACAACAATTTAACgtaatttgtattttattcattttagtctctATATCTGAAATAATCATATGTTTCGATATTTAGCATTgaaccaaaattcaattttatatgtatttactATGGACCTCATACTTTTAATCTATAGCATAATTTCTTAACAACGTTTGAATTATCCAATTTAATTCCTAATGTTATAAATTAACCATGTAGCTTAAATGGATTTCTAATAAATTCCAACACTTTTTCTATACCCTTTAACTTAATCCCAACATACTCAAAAATCATACTTCAAATCTCATCAAAATCAAACTTAATTTTATCAATATCCATCAACAATTACAGAATCTAATACATGGGCATGAAAATTATTAGTTTAATCAGAATTTTTTGATGACCAACAATTCCTCAAACCTGATtgatgttttctttttaaaactttatatgGAATTGCTTTGGACCCaaactatgattttttttataggtattgaaataatttaaatttttttttgaaaataggaaGAATCAGATTCAGTATAAAGCGGGAGAATTAGATTCTTCATTCTGTACCGTCCAAAGTTAGTTTGATTGAACTGATTTTAGCTTCCCTTAGTCTCTTCAATTGATGGAATCGGCCTGAAAACACCAAAAATGGGTCTGATGGAACCAGTCAATTATTggcaacatttaatttttttactgatTTGATTAATGAGCAGGGGTCATCGAAATTgggaaaagaaatgaaaatgaaacaatTTTGGCtgacaaaaagaaaaattgttctattttgtttattaataaaaaaatatattttgacaTTATTAAGGGAAAAAAGTTGTCGAGCTGCAAGGATTGAACCAAACATCACAATCACCTTGTATGTTAAGAGATTATAACATCAGCTTTTACCTGTAAATGTGAGTGAACATGAAAGGGtctcaaaacaaaacaaaacaaaccaGCTGTCTTTGAATTTTCTGAAGATAGTTGTAGGGGGGACCCACTGATTTCAACACCTTTACCCACTACATATTGAAAACGTTAAAATTCGATTTTTTTAAGATAAATGCGTAAACTGATGAAACCTTTCCCTTTCGTTTTATGTCTGCATTATCATTTCTGCAACACCCTTTTTATGTTGTTCTTTTATTTCTTCCACTGCtcctttttaattttgtttcagcCTTCGATACAAAAGTACTAGTTTAGTTTGGTTCCCTGTGGGTTGCTTTCATTCCCATCTTACAGCTTGTTGAAAAATCAATGGTAAATGAAGAAAACAATGCACTGTTTGGTTGAGGGTAAAGGTGTCATGGCCCGATTGATTCCTGTTTTTGAGTTGCTCCAGCCCactcaattttattatttaaaatttaataaaacattataaatatatttttaataattaaattaaattcaagtcCAACTAAAGTAACAGCTAACTGCTAGCATCTTGACCGTCTGTATTATTTTTCTAACAAAGCATGTCTGACCGACACATTACACCTATAATATTTATCGAACAACTGCTctaaatttggtttatttatttaatgaagTAGAAATAAATATAGTCAAATAAAAGCTGTGAGTAagataaagattttaaaaaaatgacaatAATGTCAATCAATATAATAAAGGGTGAAAGCAGGGCATGGGAACAAAACTGGGTGCCGACCAATCACCATGCAAAATGAGTCTTTGGGATTAGTTGCCCTCTTTATTAAATGGGTTTTTCTTAAACTGGTCTTTGTCTTgggattgtatttttattttattaataactcATCACTCAACTTCTTAATTTAAAGGTAGAAAGAATTTGGAAAAAGCACCCTTTCAACAAAATGACAATCCTAAAGCATGAGTTATAAAATAGTTCCACTGGTTTGACTTgtaggaaaatttttgaagcaaCTGCACCaaaataaaacatgcattcacaACAATATGAAGCTAATTGCTCTTTCTTTCTCAAACTTTCGTGTACAAAGTCATAAATAATAATACGAAAGGGTTGAAGAGTCTGATGGGAGATATGTTGTGCAAAGTTGAGTATATTGTACAGATCGAGTGTGATAATGAAAATGCTCTTAAAATTGTTTCCAATTCTACCTTTTATGTTCTTAAAATGTGTtagtgtttatttatttatttattttaatttaatatttttatcatatcggttttaaatattgtatatattaatatttattaagctaaaaaatttatataaatctattaataaaatatgaaatataaggATTTAATGATTAAAATGCTAATTGTCCAAAAATATAGAGAAGggtaaaaatagtttaatttaatttatagtaAGTGGAAGATTTGATTTTCCGCAGCTGCCGCGTAAAACTATGACTTCGGTGAATACAGAAACAAGCAAAAAACGTTGATTGGTTTGTCCGAGAGACCAAACGGACCCATTGTGACGCCGTGACGTTTTCATTTTGCGGGTTGCGGTGCGGCATCCTATTTACAAGCTTCCGTTTTTTTTTTCTGGGTATTTTACTTTTATGGTCTGGAATGGTTTTGATAGACTCCCTCTTTTCTTCAGTTCTCCATCCCTTAATAAAAACAGTAGTAGCAGAAGAATAGAAAAaacgttttttttttctttctcttgttttATTAGATCCTAGGTTCTTCTTCTGTGTTGTCTCAGGTATGGCTTAAACTTTAGTTTTCTGTTGGAATTTTAGACGGTATTGTTTCTTTTTTCTACATTGGGGGGTGGGGGGGTTCCTTGTCTGTGGATTCTAATTAGAGATTAGATAGAAAACCTGCTTTTGTGCTGAATTATGGTTTGTATTTAGGTTGTTAGTTTAGGCTGTAAATTATGGGTTCAGAGTTCAATTCCATAAACGGTTTCAAGTTCCACAATGGTTTTAGCATGCCTTATTCAAATGGATACCCTAAATCCGATAATTCTAACGGGGTTAGATCAAATGACCCATCTTTAGATTTAAGCTCTGTAGGTGCCCCGTTTTTACCTTCTCTTGGTTTGAATAATTCTAGCACTTATGCTTCATTCTTTAGCACAGACAAAGAGGGAGATTCTTCATCTCCTTCTGATGACGGTGACTTCTCCGACACTGTTCTCAAATACATAAGCCAGGTGCTTTTGGAAGAGGACATGGAAGAGAAGCCCTGTATGTTCCATGATTCGTTGGCACTTCAAGCTGCCGAAAAATCGCTTTATGAAGTTCTTGGTGAGAGCTATCCTCCTCGCAATCGAGCCCCTCTTTGTAGTGGCCATAGTGTTGAGAGCAGCCCTGATGACTGTTCTTTCCGTACGTCCGGTGATCATAGCACTTATACTGGTTCTAGTTCCAATACTAGCAAATCTATTGATTCTCGGTGGAATGGTGATTTCGGGGAAAATAATGACAAGCCGTCTTTATTCGAAGCAAGTGTTCCTGATAACTTTGTTTTTCAGTCTTCTGTGAATTCTTTTTCACAGTCTTCAGCTCGTTTTCAAAAAGGTACTGCCAGTAATGGGAAAGGGTTGGTGGGATCTAATTCGAATGAGCTTGCTATTCCAAATTATTTTAGTGAGAGTGAATTGGCATTGCACTTCAAGAAGGGGGTTGAGGAAGCTAGTAAGTTCCTACCCAAAGGTAATCAGCTGACTATCGATTTCACGAGCAATGCATGGACTGCAGAGTTGAATCAGAAGGCTCCAGTGACGGTAGTCGAAATGGAGAGTGATTGGAAGGAGTATTCACCATATCGGTTGACAGGAAAGAAGAATCATGATCGAGAAGATGAAGATTTTGAAGAAGGGAGGAATAACAAACAGTCAGCGGTTTCTGGGGATGAAAGTGAGCTATCTGACATGTTTGATAAGGTGCTCATTTGTGCTGGAAGAAATGAAAAATCTCCTGCTTGTGGTGCTGATGAAACTCCACGCAATGGACCAAGCAAATTGCGGCCAAAGGAGCAAACAAATGAATCCGGGAAGGCTCGTGGCAAGAAACAGGGTAAGAAGAAAGAAGTAGTGGATTTGAGGACTCTCCTGATTTTATGTGCACAAGCAGTCTCAGGAGATGATGGTGCGACTGCTAAGGAACTGATAAAGCAGATTAGGCAGCATTCTTCACCCACTGGTGATGGCTCTCAGAGATTAGCTCTATGCTTTGTCGATGCCCTTGAAGCACGCTTAGCTGGGACTGGAACTCATATTTATTCCTCTCTGGCTGTGAAAAGAACTTCAGCTGCTGATATGTTGAAAGCTTACCAAGTTTATTTATCTGCCTGCCCATTCATGAAGATGGCAATTTTTTTCGCAAACAACACTATTTTTAAGGTAGCAGAGAAAGCAACGACACTCCATGTGATAGACTTTggtattttttatggttttcagTGGCCAGCTCTAATCCATTGCCTTGCAAACAGACCTGGTGGTCCTCCAAAATTACGAATTACTGGAATAGAGTTTCCCAGGCCTGGCTTCAGGCCTGCTGAGGCTGTCCAGGAGACCGGCCATCGCTTGGCAAGGTATTGTGAGCGTTATAATGTTCCGTTTGAGTTCAATGCTGTTGCACAGAAATGGGAGACAATCCAAACTGAAGACCTCAAGATTAATTCCAATGAAGTTATTGCTGTGAATTGCCTGTTTCGATTTAAGAACCTACTAGATGAGACAGTAGTGTTGAACAGTCCAAGGGATATCGTTCTAAACTTGATCCGGAAGATAAATCCTGATATTTTCGTTCATAGCATTGTTAATGGGTCCTATAACGCCCCTTTTTTTGTGACACGGTTCCGGGAGGCACTCTTCCATTTCTCTGCACTATTTGATATGTCCGAGACAAATATCTCTCAAGAAGATAACTTGAGGACCATGCTCGAGCAAAAGTTTTACAGGCAAGAAATAATGAATATTGTAGCTTGCGAAGGCACAGAAAGAGTAGAAAGACCAGAGGCATACAAACAATGGCAGGTTCGTAGTGTGAGGGCTGGCTTTACACAGCTTCCATTAGACCCTGAACT
The Gossypium hirsutum isolate 1008001.06 chromosome A07, Gossypium_hirsutum_v2.1, whole genome shotgun sequence genome window above contains:
- the LOC107940028 gene encoding scarecrow-like protein 33, which codes for MGSEFNSINGFKFHNGFSMPYSNGYPKSDNSNGVRSNDPSLDLSSVGAPFLPSLGLNNSSTYASFFSTDKEGDSSSPSDDGDFSDTVLKYISQVLLEEDMEEKPCMFHDSLALQAAEKSLYEVLGESYPPRNRAPLCSGHSVESSPDDCSFRTSGDHSTYTGSSSNTSKSIDSRWNGDFGENNDKPSLFEASVPDNFVFQSSVNSFSQSSARFQKGTASNGKGLVGSNSNELAIPNYFSESELALHFKKGVEEASKFLPKGNQLTIDFTSNAWTAELNQKAPVTVVEMESDWKEYSPYRLTGKKNHDREDEDFEEGRNNKQSAVSGDESELSDMFDKVLICAGRNEKSPACGADETPRNGPSKLRPKEQTNESGKARGKKQGKKKEVVDLRTLLILCAQAVSGDDGATAKELIKQIRQHSSPTGDGSQRLALCFVDALEARLAGTGTHIYSSLAVKRTSAADMLKAYQVYLSACPFMKMAIFFANNTIFKVAEKATTLHVIDFGIFYGFQWPALIHCLANRPGGPPKLRITGIEFPRPGFRPAEAVQETGHRLARYCERYNVPFEFNAVAQKWETIQTEDLKINSNEVIAVNCLFRFKNLLDETVVLNSPRDIVLNLIRKINPDIFVHSIVNGSYNAPFFVTRFREALFHFSALFDMSETNISQEDNLRTMLEQKFYRQEIMNIVACEGTERVERPEAYKQWQVRSVRAGFTQLPLDPELMKKVRGKVKECYHSDFMVDVDGRWMLQGWKGRIIYASSAWVPAS